From Nycticebus coucang isolate mNycCou1 chromosome 6, mNycCou1.pri, whole genome shotgun sequence, the proteins below share one genomic window:
- the KLHDC2 gene encoding kelch domain-containing protein 2 isoform X1 codes for MADGNEELRADDLPGPAFESYEAMELACPAERSGHVAVSDGRHMFVWGGYKSNQVRGLYDFYLPREELWIYNMETGRWKKINTEGDVPPSMSGSCAVCVDRVLYLFGGHHSRGNTNKFYMLDSRSTDRVLQWERIDCQGIPPSSKDKLGVWVYKNKLIFFGGYGYLPEDKVLGTFEFDETSFWNSSHPRGWNDHVHILDTETFTWSQPITTGKAPSPRAAHACATVGNKGFVFGGRYRDARMNDLHYLNLDTWEWNELIPQGICPVGRSWHSLTPVSSDHLFLFGGFTTDKQPLSDAWTYCISKNEWIQFNHPYSEKPRLWHTACASDEGEVIVFGGCANNLLVHHRAAHSNEILIFSVQPKSLVRLSLEAVICFKEMLASSWNCLPKHLLHSVNQRFGSNNTSGS; via the exons ATGGCTGATGGCAACGAGGAGCTGCGGGCGGACGACTTGCCGGGGCCGGCCTTCgagagctatgaggccatggagCTCGCCTGCCCAGCCGAGCGCAGCGGCCACGTAGCGGTCAGCGACGGGCGCCACATGTTCGTCTGGGGCGGCTACAAG AGTAATCAAGTCAGAGGATTATATGACTTTTATCTGCCTAGAGAAGAACTATGGATCTACAACATGGAGACTGGAAGATG gaaaaaaattaacactgAAGGTGATGTTCCTCCTTCTATGTCAGGAAGCTGTGCAGTGTGTGTAGACAGGGTGCTGTACTTGTTTGGAGGACACCATTCAAGAGGCAATACAAATAAG TTCTACATGCTGGATTCAAGGTCTACAGACAGAGTGTTACAGTGGGAAAGAATTGATTGCCAAGGAATTCCTCCATCATCAAAGGACAAACTTGGTGTCTGGGTTTATAAAAACAA GTTAATATTTTTTGGAGGGTATGGATATCTACCTGAAGACAAAGTATTGGGAACTTTTGAATTTGATGAAACATCTTTTTGG AATTCAAGTCATCCAAGAGGATGGAATGATCATGTACACATTTTAGACACTGAAACATTTACGTGGAGCCAGCCTATTACTACT GGTAAAGCACCTTCACCACGTGCTGCCCACGCCTGTGCGACTGTTGGGAACAAAGGCTTTGTGTTTGGAGGCAGATACCGA GATGCTAGAATGAACGATCTTCATTATCTTAATCTGGATACTTGGGAGTGGAATGAATT AATTCCCCAAGGAATATGCCCAGTTGGCCGATCGTGGCATTCACTAACACCAGTTTCTTCAGatcatctttttctctttggagGATTTACTACTGATAAACAGCCACTAA GTGATGCCTGGACTTACTGTATCAGtaaaaatgaatggatacaatttAATCATCCTTATTCTGAAAAACCAAG GTTATGGCATACAGCTTGTGCCAGCGATGAAGGAGAAGTCATTGTTTTTGGTGGGTGTGCCAACAACCTGCTTGTCCATCACAGAGCT GCACACAGTAATGAAATACTTATATTTTCAGTTCAACCAAAATCTCTTGTACG GCTAAGCTTAGAAGCAGTCATTTGCTTTAAAGAAATGTTAGCCAGCTCATGGAACTGCCTTCCAAAACACTTACTTCACAGTGTTAATCAGAGGTTTGGTAGTAACAACACTTCTGGATCGTAA
- the KLHDC2 gene encoding kelch domain-containing protein 2 isoform X2 produces the protein MTFICLEKNYGSTTWRLEDGSCAVCVDRVLYLFGGHHSRGNTNKFYMLDSRSTDRVLQWERIDCQGIPPSSKDKLGVWVYKNKLIFFGGYGYLPEDKVLGTFEFDETSFWNSSHPRGWNDHVHILDTETFTWSQPITTGKAPSPRAAHACATVGNKGFVFGGRYRDARMNDLHYLNLDTWEWNELIPQGICPVGRSWHSLTPVSSDHLFLFGGFTTDKQPLSDAWTYCISKNEWIQFNHPYSEKPRLWHTACASDEGEVIVFGGCANNLLVHHRAAHSNEILIFSVQPKSLVRLSLEAVICFKEMLASSWNCLPKHLLHSVNQRFGSNNTSGS, from the exons ATGACTTTTATCTGCCTAGAGAAGAACTATGGATCTACAACATGGAGACTGGAAGATG GAAGCTGTGCAGTGTGTGTAGACAGGGTGCTGTACTTGTTTGGAGGACACCATTCAAGAGGCAATACAAATAAG TTCTACATGCTGGATTCAAGGTCTACAGACAGAGTGTTACAGTGGGAAAGAATTGATTGCCAAGGAATTCCTCCATCATCAAAGGACAAACTTGGTGTCTGGGTTTATAAAAACAA GTTAATATTTTTTGGAGGGTATGGATATCTACCTGAAGACAAAGTATTGGGAACTTTTGAATTTGATGAAACATCTTTTTGG AATTCAAGTCATCCAAGAGGATGGAATGATCATGTACACATTTTAGACACTGAAACATTTACGTGGAGCCAGCCTATTACTACT GGTAAAGCACCTTCACCACGTGCTGCCCACGCCTGTGCGACTGTTGGGAACAAAGGCTTTGTGTTTGGAGGCAGATACCGA GATGCTAGAATGAACGATCTTCATTATCTTAATCTGGATACTTGGGAGTGGAATGAATT AATTCCCCAAGGAATATGCCCAGTTGGCCGATCGTGGCATTCACTAACACCAGTTTCTTCAGatcatctttttctctttggagGATTTACTACTGATAAACAGCCACTAA GTGATGCCTGGACTTACTGTATCAGtaaaaatgaatggatacaatttAATCATCCTTATTCTGAAAAACCAAG GTTATGGCATACAGCTTGTGCCAGCGATGAAGGAGAAGTCATTGTTTTTGGTGGGTGTGCCAACAACCTGCTTGTCCATCACAGAGCT GCACACAGTAATGAAATACTTATATTTTCAGTTCAACCAAAATCTCTTGTACG GCTAAGCTTAGAAGCAGTCATTTGCTTTAAAGAAATGTTAGCCAGCTCATGGAACTGCCTTCCAAAACACTTACTTCACAGTGTTAATCAGAGGTTTGGTAGTAACAACACTTCTGGATCGTAA